One Acidimicrobiales bacterium genomic window carries:
- a CDS encoding rhamnulokinase: protein MARSTRQRTGRRWSPGPVAAAFGHGTWPRGSRSTGCVLRSLESAFVCSSRPRTGPGVSEICVLAAVDLGASGGRVMAGTVHEDGRIELEARHRFPNGVVERDGHLRWDIRRLHAEVQAGLALVPEAASIGIDTWAVDYGLLDADGELLADPVAYRDDRTADVIDDVHRRIPPDELFAVNGLQFLPFNTIYQLAAEQRGPLWGRAAHLLLIPDLLAYWLTGDLGTEVTNASTTGLLHARARDWSAELLDRMGVPASLLPPLQPPGARRGTTADGTPVVTVGSHDTASAVVGVPATTDRFAYIASGTWSLVGLELDQPVLTEAARAANFTNEAGVDGRTRFLRNVGGLWLLQECLREWPRDDLDALLAAAAALPAGGPRIDVDDPAFIPPGGMPERIATAVGGADLDPPQTVRCILDSLADGYARTLEDAVRIAGREIDVVHVVGGGAQNELLCRLTAEATGRPVIAGPVEATALGNVVVQARAAGALPAGLDDIRAQIAASTPLRRYDPS, encoded by the coding sequence ATGGCGCGGTCAACCCGTCAAAGAACAGGTCGGCGGTGGTCGCCCGGCCCTGTCGCGGCGGCCTTCGGTCACGGAACGTGGCCACGGGGGTCGAGGTCGACCGGCTGCGTGCTGCGCTCCCTCGAAAGCGCCTTTGTCTGTTCTTCGCGCCCCCGCACTGGTCCCGGCGTGAGCGAGATCTGCGTCCTCGCCGCGGTCGACCTCGGGGCGTCGGGCGGACGGGTCATGGCCGGGACCGTGCACGAGGACGGTCGGATCGAGCTGGAGGCGCGGCACCGCTTCCCCAACGGGGTGGTCGAGCGGGACGGGCACCTGCGTTGGGACATCCGCCGCCTCCACGCCGAGGTGCAGGCCGGGCTCGCCCTGGTCCCCGAGGCGGCGTCGATCGGCATCGACACCTGGGCGGTCGACTACGGGCTGCTCGACGCCGACGGCGAGCTCCTCGCCGACCCGGTCGCCTACCGGGACGACCGCACCGCCGACGTCATCGACGACGTCCACCGCCGCATCCCGCCCGACGAGCTCTTCGCCGTCAACGGACTCCAGTTCCTGCCCTTCAACACGATCTACCAGCTTGCCGCCGAGCAGCGCGGACCCCTCTGGGGTCGGGCCGCCCACCTGCTCCTGATCCCCGACCTGCTCGCCTACTGGCTGACCGGCGACCTCGGCACCGAGGTCACGAACGCCTCGACCACCGGGCTGCTCCACGCCCGCGCTCGCGACTGGTCGGCCGAGCTCCTGGACCGGATGGGGGTCCCGGCCTCGCTGCTCCCCCCGCTGCAGCCACCCGGGGCGCGGCGGGGCACGACGGCGGACGGCACGCCGGTGGTCACCGTCGGCTCGCACGACACCGCCTCCGCGGTCGTCGGCGTGCCAGCCACCACCGACCGCTTCGCGTACATCGCCAGCGGCACGTGGTCGCTCGTCGGCCTCGAGCTCGACCAGCCGGTGCTCACCGAGGCGGCCCGGGCGGCCAACTTCACGAACGAGGCCGGGGTGGACGGGCGCACGCGGTTCCTGCGCAACGTGGGTGGGCTCTGGCTGCTCCAGGAGTGCCTCCGGGAGTGGCCCCGCGACGACCTCGACGCGCTGCTGGCCGCCGCCGCCGCCCTCCCCGCCGGCGGGCCCCGCATCGACGTCGACGACCCCGCCTTCATCCCCCCGGGCGGCATGCCGGAGCGCATCGCCACCGCCGTGGGCGGCGCCGACCTCGACCCGCCGCAGACCGTCCGCTGCATCCTCGACTCGCTGGCCGACGGCTACGCCCGCACCCTCGAGGACGCCGTCCGCATCGCCGGGCGCGAGATCGACGTCGTCCACGTCGTCGGCGGCGGCGCTCAGAACGAGCTGCTCTGCCGACTCACCGCGGAGGCCACCGGCCGCCCGGTGATCGCGGGCCCCGTCGAGGCCACCGCCCTCGGCAACGTCGTCGTCCAGGCCCGCGCCGCCGGCGCCCTGCCCGCGGGCCTCGACGACATCCGGGCCCAGATCGCCGCCTCCACCCCGCTCCGGCGGTACGACCCGTCGTGA
- a CDS encoding nuclear transport factor 2 family protein, producing MTAVDQPDQPDQTGRAAEVQAALEHYLAVRERLDRGEGDWAEFAEMFTENAVFVDCAWGRVEGRDAIAQMFREAMPGVDFTFPVDFSAVNGDWIMVKWRQVLPGTRPDGRPYEQSAVSTIRYAGDGLFDYEEDLLNMVHAMEDVVESGWQPGPDFTAPPPNPNRDFSPPPR from the coding sequence ATGACCGCAGTCGACCAGCCCGACCAGCCCGACCAGACAGGTCGCGCCGCCGAGGTCCAGGCCGCGCTCGAGCACTACCTCGCGGTGCGCGAGCGACTCGACCGCGGCGAGGGCGACTGGGCCGAGTTCGCCGAGATGTTCACCGAGAACGCCGTGTTCGTCGACTGCGCCTGGGGGCGGGTCGAGGGCCGCGACGCCATCGCGCAGATGTTCCGGGAGGCGATGCCCGGCGTCGACTTCACCTTTCCCGTCGACTTCAGTGCCGTCAATGGCGACTGGATCATGGTGAAGTGGCGCCAGGTGCTCCCGGGCACGCGACCCGACGGACGGCCCTACGAGCAGTCGGCGGTGTCGACCATCCGGTACGCCGGCGACGGCCTCTTCGACTACGAGGAGGACCTGCTCAACATGGTCCACGCCATGGAGGACGTGGTCGAGTCCGGGTGGCAGCCGGGCCCGGACTTCACCGCGCCCCCGCCGAACCCGAACCGGGACTTCAGCCCGCCGCCGCGCTGA
- a CDS encoding DeoR/GlpR transcriptional regulator, with protein sequence MATVSGTLAAEDRLAWIADRLTADGAVTITAAAEALGVSEMTIRRDLEELEERGTARRVRGGARALGPEPFAERTQTNAKAKGRIAAKLAPLVPTRGAVAFDASSTVMRLAALLGDARDLTVLTNGLDTFGALNGLPGVEPLLTGGRLEPRTGSLVGPLAFRTASQMSVQAFFASAAAVSPDRGALESTLEEAEVKRAIAAGAERVIVAVDASKLGRQAVAVGLQWEQIDVLVTDLDPDDDRLAPYRELAELL encoded by the coding sequence ATGGCGACGGTGAGTGGCACGTTGGCGGCGGAGGACCGACTCGCATGGATCGCCGACCGGCTCACCGCCGACGGGGCGGTCACCATCACGGCCGCAGCTGAGGCGCTCGGCGTGAGTGAGATGACGATCCGGCGGGACCTCGAGGAGCTCGAGGAGCGCGGCACCGCCCGCCGCGTCCGGGGCGGCGCTCGAGCCCTGGGGCCCGAGCCCTTCGCCGAGCGCACGCAGACCAACGCCAAGGCCAAGGGCAGGATCGCCGCGAAGCTCGCCCCACTGGTGCCCACCCGGGGCGCCGTCGCCTTCGACGCGTCGTCCACCGTGATGCGCCTCGCCGCCCTGCTGGGTGACGCGCGGGACCTCACCGTCCTCACGAACGGGCTCGACACCTTCGGCGCGCTCAACGGCCTCCCGGGGGTCGAGCCCCTGCTCACCGGCGGCCGCCTCGAGCCGCGGACCGGCAGCCTCGTCGGCCCGCTCGCGTTCCGGACCGCCTCGCAGATGTCGGTCCAGGCGTTCTTCGCCTCCGCCGCCGCCGTCTCTCCGGACCGCGGCGCGCTCGAGTCGACGCTCGAAGAGGCCGAGGTCAAGCGGGCGATCGCGGCCGGCGCCGAGCGGGTGATCGTCGCCGTCGACGCCAGCAAGCTGGGGCGTCAGGCAGTGGCCGTGGGGCTGCAGTGGGAGCAGATCGACGTGCTCGTCACCGACCTCGATCCCGACGACGACCGGCTGGCGCCCTATCGGGAGCTGGCCGAGCTCCTCTGA
- a CDS encoding SDR family NAD(P)-dependent oxidoreductase, giving the protein MKVLVTGASGFVGAHSAAALQADGHELRLLVRSRDKARRIGAAVGVTDPELVDGDITDAASVRAALTGCDAVLHAAGAVSVERKHAAESLAVNQAGAEHVLREAAELGLAPIVHVSSTSALAPGAGPLRIDAPVAESVGYAASKAAAEHVARELQARGAPLHITYPAGIVGPAAGEALGETSRGMARFVAGGLLPTRHASLSVIDVRDVAEIHRRLLAGMATPEQRVMCGGTRLRMVDLQREVGALTGRRYPIAPLPPAALRGMGRAVDRLAARLPMEPALTEEAMTLITEWQGTEDNARTGLGVTYRPIAETLETALDAWLAAGLLTTRQRGTPRRPDSKRSTP; this is encoded by the coding sequence GTGAAGGTGCTCGTCACGGGGGCATCGGGCTTCGTCGGGGCCCACAGCGCGGCGGCGTTACAGGCCGACGGGCACGAGCTGCGGCTCCTCGTCCGCAGCCGGGACAAGGCCCGCCGCATCGGCGCCGCCGTGGGAGTGACGGATCCCGAGCTGGTCGACGGCGACATCACCGACGCCGCCTCGGTCCGGGCGGCGCTCACCGGTTGCGACGCCGTGCTCCACGCCGCCGGGGCGGTGTCGGTCGAGCGCAAGCACGCCGCCGAGTCGCTCGCGGTCAACCAGGCCGGCGCCGAGCACGTCCTCCGCGAAGCCGCCGAGCTCGGGCTGGCCCCGATCGTGCACGTCTCGAGCACCAGCGCCCTGGCGCCGGGTGCCGGCCCGTTGCGGATCGACGCGCCGGTCGCGGAGAGCGTCGGCTACGCCGCCTCCAAGGCGGCCGCCGAGCACGTGGCCCGAGAGCTCCAAGCGAGAGGCGCGCCGCTGCACATCACCTACCCCGCGGGGATCGTCGGCCCCGCCGCCGGCGAGGCATTGGGGGAGACGTCGCGCGGCATGGCCCGCTTCGTCGCCGGTGGCTTGCTGCCCACCCGGCATGCCTCGCTGTCGGTCATCGACGTCCGTGACGTCGCCGAGATCCACCGACGGCTGCTGGCCGGCATGGCGACCCCCGAGCAGCGGGTGATGTGCGGAGGGACCCGGCTGAGGATGGTCGACCTACAGCGCGAGGTGGGCGCGCTGACCGGGCGTCGTTACCCGATCGCGCCGCTGCCGCCGGCGGCCCTCCGCGGCATGGGCCGGGCCGTGGACCGGCTCGCCGCCCGGCTCCCCATGGAGCCGGCCCTCACCGAGGAGGCGATGACCCTCATCACCGAGTGGCAGGGCACCGAGGACAACGCCCGCACCGGGCTCGGCGTCACGTACCGACCGATCGCCGAGACCCTCGAGACCGCACTCGACGCCTGGCTGGCCGCCGGGCTGCTGACCACCCGCCAGCGGGGCACACCCCGCCGGCCCGACTCCAAGAGGAGCACCCCATGA
- the rhaI gene encoding L-rhamnose isomerase: MATFADISADLEHQAIELPSWAFGNSGTRFKVFAQAGVPRDPYEKVADAAEVHRHTGLAPSVALHIPWDRVDDYDDLARHAADRGVRLGTINTNTFQDDDYKLGSLCHADERVRAKALAHCLECVDIMDVTGSRDLKVWLPDGLNYPGQGDLRDRQDRLADSLARVYERLGDDQRLVLEYKLFEPAFYATDVPDWGTAYVQCLALGERAVVCLDTGHHAPSTNIEFIVMQLLRLGRLGAFDFNSRFYADDDLIVGAADPFQLFRILFEVVRGGGYDVDSEVSFMLDQCHNIEAKIPGQIRSVLNVQEMTARALLVDRSALADAESAGDVLAGNEVLMDAFYTDVRGDLAEWRSGRGLPADPMAAYAASGYAERIAAERVGGAQAGWGA; this comes from the coding sequence ATGGCCACCTTCGCAGACATCAGCGCCGACCTGGAGCATCAGGCCATCGAGCTGCCGTCGTGGGCCTTCGGGAACTCAGGCACCCGGTTCAAGGTGTTCGCCCAGGCGGGGGTGCCCCGCGACCCGTACGAGAAGGTCGCCGACGCCGCTGAGGTCCACCGCCACACCGGCCTGGCCCCGTCGGTCGCGCTGCACATCCCGTGGGACCGCGTGGACGACTACGACGACCTGGCCCGGCACGCCGCCGACCGCGGCGTGCGCCTCGGCACCATCAACACGAACACGTTCCAGGACGACGACTACAAGCTCGGGTCGCTCTGCCACGCCGACGAGAGGGTGCGGGCCAAGGCCCTCGCCCACTGCCTCGAGTGCGTGGACATCATGGACGTGACCGGCTCGCGCGACCTGAAGGTCTGGCTGCCGGACGGGCTGAACTACCCGGGCCAGGGCGACCTGCGGGACCGCCAGGACCGCCTGGCCGACTCGCTGGCCCGGGTCTACGAGCGCCTCGGGGACGACCAGCGCCTCGTCCTCGAGTACAAGCTCTTCGAGCCCGCCTTCTACGCCACCGACGTGCCCGACTGGGGCACCGCCTACGTGCAGTGCCTGGCCCTGGGCGAGCGGGCGGTGGTGTGCCTGGACACCGGTCACCACGCACCCAGCACGAACATCGAGTTCATCGTGATGCAGCTGCTGCGCCTCGGTCGGCTGGGGGCGTTCGACTTCAACTCCCGCTTCTACGCCGATGACGACCTGATCGTCGGGGCCGCCGACCCCTTCCAGCTCTTCCGCATCCTGTTCGAGGTGGTGCGCGGCGGCGGCTACGACGTGGACAGCGAGGTGAGCTTCATGCTCGACCAGTGCCACAACATCGAGGCCAAGATCCCGGGCCAGATCCGCTCCGTGCTGAACGTCCAGGAGATGACCGCCCGGGCCCTGCTCGTGGACCGGTCGGCACTCGCCGACGCGGAGTCGGCCGGCGACGTGCTGGCGGGGAACGAGGTCCTGATGGACGCGTTCTACACCGACGTGCGCGGCGACCTCGCCGAGTGGCGCTCCGGTCGGGGGCTGCCCGCCGACCCGATGGCCGCCTACGCGGCCTCGGGGTACGCCGAGCGGATCGCGGCCGAGCGGGTCGGCGGCGCCCAGGCCGGCTGGGGGGCGTGA
- a CDS encoding AAA family ATPase — protein sequence MLPPTTPLVLVGLMGAGKSTVGGRLAEATGRELVDVDVAITARTGKTVRELWEDGGEAAYRSLESAEVLAALRRGDVVVAAPGGVILDPAVREALGAAHVVWLRADPTVLGERVHAGDHRPLIGADPAADLAAMADDRSALYESVADLVVDTAALGPDAAADAILASLPPDPPER from the coding sequence GTGCTGCCCCCCACCACCCCCCTCGTGCTCGTCGGCCTGATGGGGGCGGGGAAGTCCACCGTGGGCGGCCGCCTCGCCGAGGCCACCGGCCGCGAGCTGGTCGACGTCGACGTCGCCATCACCGCCCGGACCGGCAAGACCGTGCGCGAGCTCTGGGAAGACGGGGGCGAGGCCGCGTATCGCAGCCTCGAGAGCGCAGAGGTGCTGGCCGCGCTGCGCCGTGGCGACGTCGTGGTGGCCGCGCCCGGCGGGGTCATCCTCGACCCCGCGGTGCGCGAGGCGCTCGGCGCAGCCCACGTCGTCTGGTTGCGGGCGGACCCCACCGTGCTCGGCGAGCGGGTGCACGCCGGCGACCACCGGCCGCTCATCGGCGCGGACCCGGCCGCCGACCTCGCCGCGATGGCCGACGACCGCTCGGCGCTCTACGAGTCCGTGGCGGACCTCGTCGTCGACACCGCCGCGCTCGGCCCCGATGCCGCCGCCGACGCCATCCTCGCCTCGCTCCCACCGGATCCTCCCGAGCGGTAG
- a CDS encoding bifunctional aldolase/short-chain dehydrogenase, translated as MSTVAHPQVEALLARSNRLGADPTTTNYAGGNTSAKGVDRDPATGADVELLWVKGSGGDLGTLTEDGLAVLRLDRMRALVDVYRGEEHEDEMVAAFDFCCHGKGGAAPSIDTAMHGLVTAAHVDHLHPDAGIAIATAADGEQLTKEIYGDRVVWVPWRRPGFQLGLDIAAVHDAHPEAIGVILGGHGITAWGATSDEAEANSRWIIDTAQAHLDAHGDAEPFGPVVTVRAPRSPEHRRAEAARLAPRLRAIASRDQRVVGHFTDTDVVLDFLSREKLDGLVALGTSCPDHFLRTKIKPLVVPAGSTEDELVALHERYRAEYTAYYEHHAAPDSPAMRGADPSIILVPGVGMFSYGANKQTARVAGEFYVNAINVMRGAESVSTYTPISEAEKFRIEYWALEEAKLRRLPKPKRHAGRIALVTGAASGIGRAIAARLAADGACVVIADLDADQAAAVAAELGSTDVAVGVAVDVTDADAVRAAVDATVLAFGGVDLVVNNAGLSVSKPLLETTEADWDRQHDVMAKGSFLVAQAAARAMVDQGLGGDIVYIASKNAIFAGPNNIAYSATKADQAHQVRLLAAELGEHGIRVNGINPDGVVQGSGIFASGWGAQRAAVYGVPEDELGAFYAQRTILKREVLPEHVASAVTAICSDEFSHTTGLLIPVDAGVAAAFLR; from the coding sequence GTGAGCACCGTGGCGCACCCCCAGGTCGAGGCGCTCCTCGCCCGGTCGAACCGGCTCGGCGCCGACCCGACCACGACCAACTACGCCGGCGGCAACACCTCGGCCAAGGGCGTCGACCGCGACCCCGCCACGGGCGCCGACGTCGAGTTGCTCTGGGTGAAGGGCTCCGGCGGCGACCTCGGCACCCTCACCGAGGACGGCCTCGCGGTCCTGCGCCTCGACCGCATGCGCGCCCTCGTCGACGTGTACCGGGGTGAGGAGCACGAGGACGAGATGGTGGCGGCGTTCGACTTCTGCTGCCACGGCAAGGGCGGCGCGGCGCCGTCCATCGACACGGCCATGCATGGGCTGGTCACCGCCGCCCATGTCGACCACCTGCACCCCGACGCCGGCATCGCCATCGCCACGGCGGCCGACGGGGAGCAGCTCACCAAGGAGATCTACGGCGACCGGGTCGTGTGGGTGCCGTGGCGCCGGCCGGGCTTCCAGCTCGGGCTCGACATCGCCGCCGTGCACGACGCCCACCCGGAGGCGATCGGCGTGATCCTCGGCGGGCACGGCATCACCGCCTGGGGGGCGACCAGCGACGAGGCCGAGGCCAACAGCCGGTGGATCATCGACACCGCCCAGGCCCACCTCGACGCGCACGGCGACGCCGAGCCGTTCGGGCCCGTCGTGACCGTGCGCGCTCCGCGGTCGCCCGAGCACCGCCGGGCCGAGGCGGCCCGGCTGGCGCCGCGCCTCCGCGCGATCGCCTCGCGCGACCAGCGGGTGGTCGGGCACTTCACCGACACCGACGTGGTCCTCGACTTCCTGTCACGCGAGAAGCTCGACGGGCTGGTCGCCCTCGGCACCTCCTGCCCCGACCACTTCCTGCGCACGAAGATCAAGCCGCTCGTGGTCCCCGCCGGCAGCACCGAGGACGAGCTCGTCGCCCTCCACGAGCGGTACCGGGCGGAGTACACCGCCTACTACGAGCACCACGCCGCCCCCGACTCGCCGGCGATGCGGGGCGCGGACCCCTCGATCATCCTGGTGCCGGGCGTCGGCATGTTCTCGTACGGCGCCAACAAGCAGACCGCCCGCGTCGCCGGCGAGTTCTACGTCAACGCCATCAACGTGATGCGGGGCGCCGAGTCGGTATCCACCTACACCCCGATCAGCGAGGCCGAGAAGTTCCGCATCGAGTACTGGGCCCTCGAGGAGGCCAAGCTCCGGCGCCTGCCGAAGCCGAAGCGCCACGCCGGCCGGATCGCGCTCGTCACCGGTGCGGCCAGCGGCATCGGCCGGGCCATCGCCGCCCGCCTCGCCGCCGACGGTGCGTGCGTCGTCATCGCCGACCTCGACGCCGACCAGGCCGCGGCGGTGGCCGCCGAGCTCGGCTCGACCGACGTGGCCGTCGGGGTCGCCGTGGACGTGACCGACGCCGACGCCGTGCGGGCGGCGGTCGACGCCACCGTCCTGGCCTTCGGTGGTGTCGACCTGGTGGTCAACAACGCCGGCCTGTCCGTCTCCAAGCCGCTGCTCGAGACCACCGAGGCCGACTGGGACCGCCAGCACGACGTGATGGCCAAGGGCAGCTTCCTGGTGGCGCAGGCCGCCGCCCGGGCGATGGTCGACCAGGGACTCGGCGGCGACATCGTCTACATCGCCTCCAAGAACGCGATCTTCGCCGGCCCGAACAACATCGCCTACAGCGCCACCAAGGCGGACCAGGCCCACCAGGTGCGCCTCCTCGCCGCCGAGCTGGGCGAGCACGGCATCCGGGTCAACGGCATCAACCCCGACGGCGTGGTGCAGGGCAGCGGCATCTTCGCCAGCGGCTGGGGGGCCCAGCGGGCTGCGGTCTACGGGGTGCCCGAGGACGAGCTCGGCGCCTTCTACGCCCAGCGCACGATCCTCAAGCGCGAGGTGCTGCCCGAGCACGTGGCCAGCGCCGTCACGGCGATCTGCTCCGACGAGTTCAGCCACACCACCGGCCTGCTGATTCCGGTCGACGCCGGCGTCGCCGCCGCCTTCCTCCGCTGA
- a CDS encoding alpha-hydroxy-acid oxidizing protein, whose protein sequence is METLRSVIRFKRVETDRLERRLARAASVADLRRIARRRLPGGVFDYIDGGAEDEHTMAANQQAFADVAFRPRVLRGIERVDPAATILGRDAALPLVLAPTGFTRIADPDGELAVARAAERAGVPYTLSTLSTRSIEEVRAVSDGRLWFQVYAWRDRGLVQEMVERAAAARYEALVLTVDTAVFGRRERDVRRGFSLPPMIGPGTILDGARHPGWTLDFVRGEPIRFANVVGRGVGDGASPVTLSDYINAQFDPTLSWEDIDWLRTIWDGPIVVKGIQGVEDAVLAAERGVDAVALSNHGGRQLDGAPATFPLVAPVADAVGNRTEVICDGGVRRGSDIVKAVAAGATAAMAGRAYLYGLGAAGERGVDRVLEWFHADVVRTMSLLGAATVDDLDAQLLTVSAAAG, encoded by the coding sequence ATCGAGACCCTGCGCTCGGTGATCCGCTTCAAGCGGGTCGAGACCGACCGGCTCGAGCGCCGCCTGGCCAGGGCGGCGTCGGTGGCCGACCTGCGCCGCATCGCCCGGCGGCGCCTGCCGGGTGGGGTGTTCGACTACATCGACGGCGGCGCCGAGGACGAACACACCATGGCCGCCAACCAGCAGGCGTTCGCCGACGTGGCCTTCCGGCCCCGGGTCCTCCGGGGCATCGAGCGGGTCGACCCGGCCGCCACGATCCTCGGTCGTGACGCGGCACTGCCGCTGGTCCTCGCCCCCACCGGGTTCACCCGCATCGCCGACCCCGACGGCGAGCTCGCCGTCGCCCGCGCCGCGGAACGCGCCGGCGTCCCGTACACGCTGTCCACGCTCAGCACCCGCTCCATCGAGGAGGTGCGGGCCGTGAGCGACGGGCGGCTCTGGTTCCAGGTCTACGCCTGGCGCGACCGCGGCCTCGTGCAGGAGATGGTCGAGCGGGCCGCCGCCGCCCGCTACGAGGCGCTGGTGCTCACGGTGGACACCGCCGTGTTCGGCCGTCGCGAGCGGGACGTCCGCCGAGGGTTCTCCCTGCCCCCGATGATCGGCCCGGGGACCATCCTCGACGGTGCCCGCCACCCCGGCTGGACCCTGGACTTCGTTCGGGGCGAGCCCATCCGCTTCGCCAACGTGGTCGGTCGCGGCGTGGGCGACGGCGCCTCACCCGTCACGCTCTCCGACTACATCAACGCCCAGTTCGACCCCACCCTCTCGTGGGAGGACATCGACTGGCTCCGCACGATCTGGGACGGGCCCATCGTGGTCAAGGGCATCCAGGGCGTCGAGGACGCGGTCCTCGCCGCCGAGCGGGGCGTCGACGCGGTCGCCCTCTCCAACCACGGCGGACGACAGCTCGACGGAGCGCCCGCCACCTTCCCCCTCGTCGCTCCCGTGGCCGACGCCGTCGGCAACCGCACCGAGGTGATCTGTGACGGCGGTGTCCGCCGTGGGAGCGACATCGTCAAGGCCGTCGCCGCCGGCGCCACCGCGGCCATGGCCGGCCGGGCCTACCTCTACGGCCTCGGCGCGGCCGGCGAACGCGGCGTCGACCGCGTCCTCGAGTGGTTCCACGCCGACGTGGTCCGCACCATGAGCCTGCTCGGCGCCGCCACGGTGGACGATCTCGACGCCCAGCTGCTGACGGTCAGCGCGGCGGCGGGCTGA
- a CDS encoding glycosyltransferase produces MTSTPAGTPAGGPVGAPTTAAVTPGSRRDQQARVAERAGLDLVDLLAEPPEPTLFAGLDHHLLVAEQWVPWRRLDADRDGAGGAIAIASVAPLGDDRLAEVARRLDAPSVTNLITTDWDIEHVVLEEYRARIVAEATDGLAEHQGELSAAHPWRSRQLIGIGLIVVVTLGALLLWPNGTAIVALTATNLVFLAAAMFKVVVALCAPRHRRGDETPTAPRIPDEDLPLYTLLVPAYREAGITQQLIDNLGGIDYPTEKLQILLLLEEDDQDTIDAFRATAAPDGVHMILVPTSSPRTKPKACNVGLDFARGEFLAIYDAEDVPHLQQLRDVVAQFRASGDEVACIQCRLNYHNAEENLLTRMFTLEYSFWFTYMLRGLDRLHLPIPLGGSSNHFRTEVLRELGGWDPHNVTEDADLGLRATALGYKVAANPSTTMEEACSRTGPWIRQRTRWIKGYMVTYLVHSRHPVRFTRATGLRGTLCLLLLVLGTPALYLASSVVWAFWLFTFLGGSVSWLHIPPTLQTLNLVAFALGFGSMIAVHAIAGRQRQRGLAVYALLLPLYWLLHSYASWRAIWHLVAKPDLWEKTPHGLVAAAPGQRSSASSR; encoded by the coding sequence GTGACCAGCACCCCCGCCGGCACCCCCGCCGGCGGCCCCGTGGGCGCGCCGACCACCGCGGCGGTCACCCCCGGCTCCCGCCGGGACCAACAGGCCCGCGTGGCCGAGCGTGCCGGCCTCGACCTCGTCGACCTCCTGGCCGAACCACCCGAGCCGACGCTGTTCGCCGGCCTCGACCACCACCTGCTCGTCGCCGAGCAGTGGGTGCCCTGGCGTCGCCTCGACGCCGACCGGGACGGAGCCGGAGGAGCGATCGCCATCGCGTCGGTTGCACCGCTCGGCGACGACCGCCTGGCCGAGGTCGCCCGGCGCCTCGACGCCCCGTCGGTCACCAACCTCATCACCACCGACTGGGACATCGAGCACGTGGTCCTCGAGGAGTACCGGGCCCGGATCGTGGCCGAGGCCACCGACGGCCTGGCCGAGCACCAGGGCGAGCTCTCGGCCGCCCACCCCTGGCGCTCCCGCCAGCTCATCGGCATCGGGCTCATCGTGGTCGTGACCCTCGGCGCCCTGCTCCTGTGGCCCAACGGGACGGCCATCGTGGCCCTGACCGCGACCAACCTCGTCTTCCTCGCCGCGGCCATGTTCAAGGTGGTGGTCGCCCTGTGTGCTCCCCGCCACCGCCGAGGCGACGAGACGCCGACCGCCCCCCGGATCCCCGACGAGGATCTCCCCCTCTACACCCTGCTCGTCCCCGCCTACCGCGAGGCGGGAATCACCCAGCAGCTCATCGACAACCTGGGCGGCATCGACTACCCCACCGAGAAGCTCCAGATCCTGCTCCTGCTCGAAGAGGACGACCAGGACACGATCGACGCCTTCCGGGCCACGGCGGCGCCCGACGGTGTGCACATGATCCTGGTCCCCACCAGCTCGCCCCGGACCAAGCCCAAGGCCTGCAACGTGGGCCTCGACTTCGCCCGCGGCGAGTTCCTGGCCATCTACGACGCCGAGGACGTCCCCCACCTCCAACAGCTCCGGGACGTCGTCGCCCAGTTCCGGGCGAGCGGCGACGAGGTCGCCTGCATCCAGTGCCGGCTCAACTACCACAACGCCGAGGAGAACCTCCTGACCCGGATGTTCACCCTGGAGTACTCGTTCTGGTTCACCTACATGCTGCGGGGCCTCGACCGGCTGCACCTCCCGATCCCCCTCGGCGGATCGTCCAACCACTTCCGCACCGAGGTCCTCCGCGAGCTCGGCGGCTGGGACCCGCACAACGTCACCGAGGACGCCGACCTCGGGCTGCGGGCGACCGCCCTCGGCTACAAGGTGGCGGCCAACCCCTCCACCACCATGGAGGAGGCGTGCAGCAGGACGGGGCCGTGGATCCGCCAGCGCACCCGGTGGATCAAGGGCTACATGGTCACCTACCTCGTGCATTCACGCCACCCGGTCCGCTTCACCCGGGCCACGGGCCTGCGGGGCACCCTGTGCCTCCTCCTGCTGGTCCTCGGCACGCCGGCGCTCTACCTGGCCAGCTCGGTCGTCTGGGCCTTCTGGCTGTTCACGTTCCTCGGCGGCAGCGTGAGCTGGCTGCACATCCCGCCGACGCTCCAGACGCTCAACCTGGTGGCCTTCGCGCTCGGGTTCGGCTCGATGATCGCGGTGCACGCCATCGCCGGTCGCCAGCGCCAGCGGGGCCTCGCCGTGTACGCCCTGCTCCTGCCCCTGTACTGGCTGCTGCACTCGTACGCCTCGTGGCGGGCCATCTGGCACCTCGTGGCCAAGCCCGACCTCTGGGAGAAGACCCCCCACGGCCTCGTCGCCGCGGCGCCGGGTCAGAGGAGCTCGGCCAGCTCCCGATAG